Part of the Sporosarcina sp. FSL K6-2383 genome is shown below.
TTATTTAAGCTTTTCAACTCGTCTACGGACAATTTGTGTTGTGAAGCAATTTTCCATAGGGTATCGCCAGCCTTGACGGTATATGATTCAGTCGCTGCGTCTGCACTTCCTGTTGCGATGAATGTTGCAAGTGCCGCAGTTGCTAACATCGAAAAAACTTTCTTTTTCATGTATATTCTCCTTCCTACGACAAATAGTTCTATAACTCTATTCTATCGGCTTTGAAGTCATAGGACAATACTCAGAATAAATTATATTTATGTTACAAAGATGAATAAGTATTTGGATTTTATCTAATAAGGGCAAACCGATTGGGTTTTCGTCGACTATTGAACTTGGAAAAATTCCCCTAAAAGTACAAATTCATCTCTTAAATATCAATATGTCTGATTTACCAGAGAAATTTGACCCGAACATACCAAAGGGGAGAGATGCGGATGGTAATGAAAGAGCCGTCGATTACTCGCAGCATGGAATGGACGACAGTGAGTTTGATAGCATTACAGTCAACTCTATAAAAAAACAACGCCGTCTGGATAATCCCAAACGGCGTTGCACATCATGACAATTTAAAGCGATTTACAACTTCTTGCAGTTCTTGCGCAATGGTGTGCATATGTGCAGTAGCCTCTGCGACTCTTTCAAGCTCAGTTTGCTGTGTAGCTGAAGAAGCGCTTACTTCTTCGGCGGAAGCGGCGGTTTCTTCTGAAATTGCGGCAACGCTTTGAACGGCTATTAATGCCTGATCTTTATGGTCCATCATATCAGCAAGTTTTGTCGCTAACTCATCGATCGTTCCGCCCATTTGCTGCGCAAGTTCCGCATTGCGGATAAAGGAAGATTCTGTGCTCGTTACGGATTGATTTTGATCTTCCATCAATTGCATATTAGCTGTAATGACAGCAACGGTTTGTTGAGATTCGACTAATATTTCTTGAACTGTTTGCTGAATGACATCGGTTTCTGAGCTTGATTGCTCGGCTAGCTTCCGTACCTCTTCTGCGACAACAGCAAAGCCTTTGCCATGTTCACCTGCACGTGCGGCTTCAATACTGGCATTGAGCGCCAATAAATTTGTTTGTGCCGTTATGCCGTGAATGGACGTGATAACTTGGTTAATATCCGCTATTTTAGCTGTCAGCGTCTCAATTTGCTGTTGTACTTTCTCATTCATTTCATTGGCAGCGACATTATGTTCACGTAGCTTTCGAACTTCTGTCATCCCAATTTCAGTCGATGAGCTTGTTTGTTTAGACAAGTCATTCATGTTGTTAGACAGATCGTTGAGAGAATCCATTTGGTCCGACAGGTCGAAAATACGGTGGCTCGTTTCTTCCGTGTCCTCTGATTGCTTGGATGCACCGTGTGCAATTTCGTCCGTAGCCAATGATACTTCCTGGCTCGATGCAACAACTTTTTCAAAAACCTGACTGACTTGACTCGATGACTCATTCAATTGGGTAGAAGAGTCTAAAACGGTGTGAATGGCGTCATTAGTTCTTTGAAGCATATTGTTATAGGCAAGTGCAACCTCACCAATTTCATCGGATTGAATATATTTTTCGTCAACATTTTTCGTTAAATCGCCAGCTGCAGCCGTCTCGATTGAATCACGCAAATAAGCAAGCGGCTTCAATTGTTTGAAGATGAACCAGAAAGTAGCAGCTGACATGAGAATGACCATGATGATAGCTGAAATAATAGTCAAAAATAAAATAGTATTATATGTTTCTAAGATTTTAGATTTTGGGACAACGGTTTGCACCGACCATGTATCGGAAATCTGGTCGACTATTACAGGTGCAAAAGCATTAAAGGAGTTTTCATTTAACTGATTGGAATCGATGTAAAATGTTGAAATTTCTCCCTGGCGCAGTGTGTTTGTAATGGTATCCCAATCAAAGGAATCTTGCATATTCGTTCCATTCAATTCCTCGTTTAAGCTATTGGCTGTTAAAAAACCAGCGTCTGTAATAATACTGGCATATCCGCCTTCTGGTTTTATCGTGTCGACTAACTCATTTAAAAAATCAATGGAAATATCTGTTGTTAAAACACCAAAAAAAGTGCCTGTCTTTGTTAGCAATGGTACGGAAATCGTTGTCATAGGAACGATTTCACCGCCAGCACTATAGTCATAAGGCTCTGTTAAAATTGCCCGTTTTTCATTTTTAGGGACTAAATACCAATCCCCCTCGCCTTCAATTTCATAGCCACTAAGCGCTTCGACATGAACTTTGTCACCATCCTTGTAAAGATAAGGAATAAAACGTTTAGACGGATCAACTAACCCACTAGAAACAGATGAGTCGATTGGAATTGACCCACTTTCAAAAATAGCGGCCATCCCAGTTGCATCCGAATTATTCGTCAAGTTATTTTCAATAACGCTAATAATTTCATCGGCAGTCAAATTCCCTTGTGCCTGTAACGTTTCAAAAATATGTTTTGTTGTATGAAGCATTTCATTGGTTTTTTTAAAGCGATCACTCATTGTGGAAGCGTATAACTCTGTATTACTAATTGCTGCTTCCTCCGCGTCTTGAATACTTTGATTATGTAAAATGATACTTGTAACAATTGAATAAGCCGCAAATAAAATCAAAAATAGCCCTATAATCAATACAGATAGTTTCCGTGCTATTCGATTTGTTTTTTTCATTTACCAACTCCACCTTTCTCAGATTTTCTTTTAGTATACATCATTTGGCAGGGTTCAACAATGGAGGGATGTGGGGTCGAAAGACATAATTCTTACTACCAGCAGAGTGTATTTTGGAGGAAAATGGATAATTATAAGATAATTCATATAAATTTCATATTTCGACATTTTTCGCATTCATTTTCGGTGTTAATAACCGATAGGAAGGGTATAGCTTATAAAAAAATTGATGAATTGGGGGATAAAAAATGAAGACATTACGCGGAACTATATTAGTAGGTTTTGTGGTAGTGCTTTTATTAGCAGCCGTGTTGGCCGTAAGTGGAATAAGAGGAATTAACAATCTTATTGAAACGACAGAAAACACAACGGAAGAGCAATTACCGATACTTATCACCGATTCACGACTTGCATTTAATATTGCAGATCGTGTGGCGAAGGCTCGTGGTTATATTCTGTACGGGGATATGCAATATTTGGAGGAATTCAATTTATTGACAGAGGAAAGTGTTGGTCTTCAAGAAGAGCTAGGGCGCACAACTACCTCCGAGGAAGTAAAGGGCCTGATTGCTACAAGCATCGAATGGCGTGAAATAATGACGGATCAAGTATTTCCAGCGATAATGGCAGGGAGACAGTCGGAAGCACTTCGCATTGATAGTGAGGTTGCCCAGCCGCTTGCCCGTGAATTAATGGCGGGATTTGACAGTCTTGCAACCCATCGGCAAGAGACAATTCTTGCCGATGGGAAAGAGTATGTAAAAGCTGGTTATGCATCGCAGACCATGAATTACATAATCGCTATCTTAGTTATCTTAGCTGGTCTTGTAATCGCCTCCTTCATGTCACGGAGTATTTCTAGACCCATCGTAATGGTTTCAGGAAGAATGGAACGAATGGCTGAAGGGATATTCAATGATGAGCCTCTTGAAACTAAACGAAAAGATGAGGTTGGCCAGCAAATTCACTCCATAAATAAAATGAGAGAATCCATTCAAGCAATTTTAGTGGATACATTGGCGATTTCTCGTCAAGTGAATGGTAGGAGTTCAGAGTTGACTGAAACGTCCGTTGTTGTGAGCGACTCGACCAATCAAATAGCGGCAACGATGGAACAGCTTGCCGCCGGATCAGAGGCACAGGCGAATACAGCTTCTAATATGGCTGAAATGGTAGGAACTGTTTTTGAAGACATTCAACATGCGAATGAAGCTGGAACGCAGGTTGTAGCATCGTCACGCGCAATCTTAGAACGGACAGTAAGTGGTAATGACATGATGGAAAGTTCCGTTCAACAAATGAATACCATTTATGGCGTAGTGAATGACTCTGTCGAAACGATTAAGCAATTGGATACTCAGACAAAAGAGATTTCTACGCTCGTTACAGTCATCAGTGAAATTGCAGGTCAAACGAACTTACTTGCACTTAACGCTGCTATCGAGGCGGCACGTGCAGGCGAGCACGGCAAAGGATTTGCTGTTGTGGCGGATGAAGTGAAAAAGCTTGCGGAACAGGTTGCTGATTCTGTCAATGAGATTACGACCATCGTCAACACGGTTCAAGAAGGATCGTCTAGTGCTGTCAAAGCACTTGAAAGTGGCTATACGAGTGTGGCAGATGGTAAACAAAAGGTACTAGATACCGGTGTTGTATTCGAGGAAATTTCAGAGCTTGCGACAACGATGAATGAACAGACGAGTGTCATGTCAAATGATCTTCGTCATCTCGAAGAGATCGGTGGTAAATTGACAGAAGGCGTGACGGAAGTCGCCTCTATCGCAGAGGAATCTGCCGCAGGCGTTCAGCAAACAACGGCTTCGGCGGAACACTCATCGCACCAAGTAGAAGCAATGAGGGCAGGCGTGACAGAACTCTCCACTCTCGCTGATCAGCTAGAAGCATCCGTTAAACGATTTGCTATCGAAGAACAATAATTTGAAGTACTATTTTTGTTTGATTGAAGTGGAAAATAGGACCGTAATCTGCCAAGTGGTACAGTAGATTACGGTTTTTCTTTGCGGATAGATGTGATAAGTTGTTCCGATATTATAAGAGATGTAAAATAGGTAGCAGCAACATAACAGGAGGTTTTTATAGTGGAACAAGTTCAATTTATGCGCAATCTTATTATCGAAACGCCTTCAATGCCAGGTAATTTTGCCAAAGTAGCTATGGCTATCGGGCAATTAGAAGGAGATATAGGTGATATTCAAACGATTAAGGTCGGAACATTATCGACAATCCGTGATATTGCCATCCAGTGTTTGAATGAAGAGCATTTGTTGAAAATTGTAGAAGCAATCAATCGGATTGGGGAGGGAATTAGCGTCCAGGCTGTAACGGATGATGTTCTGCAAGCCCATGAAGGTGGAAAAATTCATATGAAAGGACGATTTGAAATCCGTTCATTAGGAGATTTACGCCGCGTCTATACACCAGGCGTTGCCAACGTTTGCGAAGTCATTAAAAATGATCCTGAACAGGCAAAATATTTCACGGGGATTTCGAATACCGTAGCCATTGTGACGGATGGGACTGCGATTCTAGGTCTTGGCAATATCGGCCCTGTCGCAGGAATGCCTGTTATGGAAGGAAAGGCTGTGCTATTCGACCAGTTTGCTGGGATAAGTGGAATTCCGATTTTGTTAGATACGAGTGACCCCGATCAAGTTGTTGAGACCGTGAAGCATATTTCTAAAAGCTTTGGTGGTATTTTACTTGAAGATATCGGATCACCGCATTGCTTTGAAATCGAAGAGCGCTTGAAGGCGGAGCTGTCGATTCCGGTCATGCATGACGACCAGCATGGGACTGCTGTCGTAACACTCGCTTCCGTTCTATCCGCTTGTAGGCAATCGGGTGTCGAGCTTGCTGACTCAGTTGTTGGTCAAGTCGGTCTTGGCGCAGCAGGACTTGCTATCAGTCGTGTGCTGATGGCTTATGGCGTAAAAGAAATGCGTGGTGTTGATCGCAATGGGGAAGCATGTGAACGGCTTGTTCGATACGGTGGAACGGTCATAGATTCGTTGGAGGAACTAATGGAGACATGTGATATTATTGTTGCAACGACAGGTGTTGCAGGACTTATTAAACCAGAAATGGTACGCAAAGGACAAATCATTTTGGCTTTATCTAATCCAAGTGCTGAAATTGCACCGGAAGAGGCGCTAAAAGCAGGCGCAGCCTTTGCAGCAGACGGTCGTCTCGTCAATAATATTTTAGGGTTCCCAGGTATTTTCCGTGGTGTACTCAATGCCTATGCGAAAGAAATTACCTACCCGATGCTCATTGCAGCGGCGCTAGCTATCGTCGACAGTACAAAACCTGGCGATCTCGTGCCACACCCCCTTGACCCAAACGTCCACCAAAACGTAGCAGCAGCAGTAGAACGCATAGCGAATGACGGTAAATAATAAATAAGTAAAACGAAAAAGCCATACGACTGGGGTTCCCAGCTGTATGGCTTCTTTTCTTATTATCTACCAATCGGCCAATCAAATGGAATTGAGCCTGGAGGTGAGTGTTTCAAAATATCAATGATTGGAATTGTATAGGCAAACAGAATGAGCGCAATCGTAATCCCGATCCATAAATACCAGTTCTCAAGAAACTTAGGTGTAGGCTGTGCATTTGTAGCTTCCTCTGCAATTGGGAATTCCTCCACACCACGTGGTGCAAAGAACGTCAATTGGATGAAAATATACACCATTAAAATAATCCCGATGAACAGGATTGTTCCACCGACTGCTTGTGCAACCTGGTAACTAATCCAAGTCGCAACTTGGTCGCCGCCAGCATACTCAGAGAAGTTCGAGCGACGCGGTCCGCCTAGCAACCCTTGAATATGCATGGAGCCAGACATAATTGTCATACCAATCGTCCAAATATACGTCTGAATAATTCCGAGCTTATTCAACTTCGGTGTCAATCTTCTACCTGTCAAATGAGGCACAAGCCAATACGTAATTCCGAAGAATGTTAAAATAACGGTTGTTGCAGCTGTTAAATGGAAATGCCCAGTAATGTAAATCGTATTATGAACAAGTGCATTCATTTGATAAGAGGCGTTAATAATACCACCCGCACCCCCGGGGATGAATGCTAACATACCGATAAACGGAGCAAGGAAACGAACATCTTTCCACGGTAACTTCTTAAACCAGCCAAATAGACTCTTATAGCCTTTTCTACGACCAGCTTCTTCAAATGTTGCAAAAATCGAGAATGCAGTCATCAGTGATGGAATAATAACCATGAACGTCAAGACGACTTGAATGAATTTCCATGTAGGATCAATACCGGGCTCAGTTAATTGGTGATGGAAACCTACTGGAATGGAGAACATCAGTAATAGAATGAAAGCTAGTCGGGCAAGTGAATCACTGAATAACTTTCCACCGATAATTTTCGGGATGATTGCATACCAAGCCATATAAGCAGGAAGCAACCAGAAATAAACAAGCGGGTGACCGAAATACCAGAACAACGTACGACTTAATAGCACGTTAATCGTTTCAGCATACCCAAGTGACCAAGGGATGAACTGAATAATAACGGCAGAAGCTACCCCAAGTGAGGCGATGAACCACATAAGCATATTAATGATAACCATAAAGGCTAGTAATGGTGATTTTTCACCCTTGTGTGCCTTTTTCCATACATAGAGCTGACGAAAGTTAACGAATGCGGCAATCCAGCTACCGACGATTACAAATGTCAGGCCAAAATAGAATGCAGGATGTGCACGCAGTGGTGCGTAAAACGTATAGAGAACAGATGCCTCACCTACGAGAATTGTAATCGCAGTCATAGTCGTACCGATTACCATTACCCAGAAAGCTAACCAGGCAACTTTCCTCTGTTTATCAGAAATCCCAACTGTTTTCCCCATCAGTGAGAATTGGAATCCGATAATGAAGAACGTCGTCAAAACAAGACCGAGAATGACACCATGTACCGTTAAAATCGTATAGTAATCAATGTTAAATGGTAATGTATATTTACCGGAACGGACAAGCGTCTGTAAAAGACCCATTAGACCACCAATCAATAATGATATGTACGTAACGTACATAAATGACATGTATAACTTAGAATCTTTTTTTGATATTGAGAGCTCATTCGTAGCCATTATTCATACACCTCCACTGTTCCGTACATAATGTGGTGACCGATACCGCAGTATTCGTTACAGACGATTGTAAACTCACCAGCGTTTTTCAGAACTGCCTCATAACGACTGATGTGACCGGGTTCGACCATCATGTTGACGTTTGTTCCAGCAACGTTGAAACCGTGGACAACGTCTGTTGTCGTAATTTGATAAAGAACAGTAGATCCTTTAGGTACGCGAATTGTTTTCACTGGATTCCCGTCAGCATCTTTCCCCAGATCATAGTTGAATGCAGAAGCGACAATATTAACGATATATTTCCCGTCAGCAACCTCACGGAGCCCAAGGTTTTCTGGTTTGAATGAATCATGTGCTTCCACATTTTGTGGATCAATAATTTCAATATGACTTTGCGGATGTGTGCCTTTCCAAAATGCAGCAAACCCTATAATAACTAAAAATAATGCGAGTGACCCTACCCCAAGAGTGAGCCAAATTTTTTCGTACTTGTGCAAATGCATACGTTTACCCTCCTAACATTGTCATTATCTAGATAGAAATAGTGCGTACAGCCCGAACCAAGAGATTAGAATGAAAATACCGACCAACATAACAGAGATAAAAGTACCTTTTAAACTAACTTCGGCATCCATTTCGGTATGATTGGACTGTTGCTGCTTTGGATTTCCTTTCCCCATTGTTACACCTCCCGTTCACGATGAAGTAGTCTGTCATACTTTTATCATAGTCAAATGGTAGAATACAGGAATTGGGGAAATCCCTATCTATATAGGAAAGTGGAAAGAGTTCACATTTTGTTCACCTGCTCTTCATAGTTCGGACATATTGGACATTAAGAAAACCGCATCCCGAAGTGGAATGCGGTTTTTGTATAGAGTAGAAGTGTGGGAAATAGTTGCTTATTGCAAAGTCTCATCCGCCTTTTTACGCATATCACGCATCGGGACAAGTATCTCTGCACGTTGCTTCACTTCCATGAGTGTTATTTGTTTGTCCCTTTGGATAGGTTCGTAATCTCCTGCAGCTGGATCATGGTCGGCGTTCTTGAAAAAACGGTGCTGCGGATGTTTCCATTCATTAAGAGCTACAAAATGACCATCTGTTACTAATCCAGTCAAGCCGTATATTTCATGAAAGACCTCTTTCACTTCACCCGCCTCCATTTTATCATGTCCTTTTCCTTGTATTCCCGTTTTCTATCACTTTAAACCATCCAATAAGACAATTATGTTTCGAAAGAGGAATAAATGACATGATATGTAACGGATTTGTTACACGAATGTAATGTTAGAGGCTCGTCGCACATGTTAAAGTTACTTTAGTTAGTTTACAGATAAATAAATTCATTGGGGGAACGTATGAAAAATATAGTTAAGTTACACAAATCAGCTATAATCATTGTAATGGCACTACTGTTATTTATTGCCCCTTTCACTGGACAAGCGGAAGCATCGGCAGCAACTGATCTTACAAAAACTGCAAAAAGCCTAATTGGTGTTAAGTATAGTTATGGTGGTTCATCTACAAAAGGATTCGACTGCTCAGGATATATTAATTACGTTTTTAAAGCACATGACATTAATGTTTCACGTTCATCTTCTAGTTTGTACGCATCAGGAGAGGCAGTTAATAAGGCAAACTTGGAGACTGGCGACCTCGTATTTTTTAATACAACTGGAAAAGGCGTTTCACATGTGGGTATGTACATAGGTAATGGTGAATTCGCACACGCATCTACTTCAAGAGGTGTTCGCATTGATAAGCTAAACGACCCTTACTACTGGGGTAGCCGTTATATTGGCGCTAAGCGCGTTGCAAATTTTGATGCAGTTGCTTCACTTAACTAATAACATAAACAAGAAGCACCGTATATCCGTTCACTATCGGATATACGGTGCTTTTATCTTTATTCAGCAAATGCTTTTGTACTGAAAGTGAAGCGTCAGCTCCAGAAGACTCCCAACTCTGTAGGTGGCAAGATGAATGCGGTTTTTTTTTCCTGTTCAGCGTGTGTCCAAACGCCGGCTGAACAATAAGAGGAACGCGGGCTAAGGTCGCCACGTCCTGAAAGGAAGTGCCTTAATTTCTGCAAAGAACGCAGAAATATGGCAAATCGAACCCTTTGCTGTTCGATTGGCAACGCCTGCATGACCAGCATCGTGCAGGCCCAAGCCTCCGGCGGATGTCACGGATTTTGAAAGGAGTTAATCGAGGCAGTCTAAGTTCGCGATGTCCTGAAACAGTGCCTTAATTTCTGCAAAGAACACAGAAATACGGCAAATCGAACCCTTCGCTGTTCGATTCGCAACGACCGCATGACCTATATCCTGTAGGCCTCAAGCTCGATTCAAAATCTGGACGCAATTACGCCTCGGCGTAATTGATGTTAGAAAAAAAGCTGCCTAGCGAAGTTGAATTAGACTTGGCTAGGCAGCTTTTATAAATTACGCATTTTGTTGTGGTACACGAACTGTCCAACGTGACAAGTCTGGCTCTGTCTTTTGGGTCAATTCCTTTGGATAGATAAACGTCCATGGTTTAGACGTGTTTGCTTTGACAGATAATGGAGCAAGCTCAAATGTTCCGGTAGCAACAAGATCTCCAACCGCATCAATAAGCTCAAGTGGTAACTTTTCAATATTAATTTGTTTCGAGTGACCGTTACGGATGAAAACGGAAGCAGCAATGCCACCATCCTCTTGTTTCTTCACTTGGAACCCGCTAATATTTACTTCCCGTGGCTTCAATTTCGGCAGCCCTTCAACGACTGTTGCGAGTCCTTCTTTTTGCTCATCCGTCAAGCCGTCTTCCCATGCCTGTTCCAATTCCAGTTTATGTGGCACCATCGACTGAACGTTGAAAGCAAGCTTCCAGTTTTCTACCGGAGGTTGTTCAGCAAAAATATTTTCTTTTGTAAAGACGAATACCCATGGTCTTGCACTGCGTGCTGGAATATCGCCAAGTTCCGATAAATCGAACTCATCAGAAGCGAGTGTATTTCCTTCACCGTCGAGGAGCATTAACTCGATTGGGCCAACAGAAATCTGTTGATCAAGAGAGGAGCGGAAAAATGCCTTAACGAGCCAGCTACCATTTGCTGATTCAACATCAATATCAATTCCAGAAAGGGAAATCTGATTAGGTTTCAATGGTTCGAGCTCATTAGATAGGAAGCGGAAAACGTAGTCCTGCTCCTGTGGCACGTCCCATTCTGGATGAAGTGAAAGAGTTGTTTCGACCTCATCTGTATTACTTGAAACATTTACACCGTCAATGATTTCTTCAGAACCGATTATGCTATCCTTACCTGTCTTTTCAGCTTGCTTAAAAAAAGAAAAAAGTTTCATTGTTGTACCTCCTGCTGTTGTGCAATCATTTTTGTAAAGTTAATCACTTCAGAAGCGATATTGCGACGTAACTTTTGGTAATGACGACCGAATAATTCAAGTCCTTCCCGTTGATAAATTCTCATTGGATCTTCCTGACCGTAAGAACGAAGTCCGATACCTTCCTTGAGTCGTGTCATCACTTCTAAATGCTTTACCCACATTACATCAATATGTGACAGCATAACCTGTGGAATCATCTCATTTACCTGTTTATCCTCTTCAAATGAATCGATATAAGCAAGTAAATCAGCCATTGGTGCTTCATACAGCCTTAAAATATCGGTTGTTTTTTCAATTATGCGTGGGATGGCTATTGGTTCCAATAATAGGCTATTCATCGTTCTTTCGATGCGCTCGAAATCCCAGTTATCTGAAGAATCTTCCTCCGGGCAACTATCGAAAATGACGAATTCGACAGTTTCGGTTAGCATTGTCTTTAATTGCTCAAGGATTCCTTCACCTTCAATGATTTTATCGCGCAATGAATAGACAACTTCTCGTTGATCATTAATCACATCATCCAATTTCAAGTTGTATTCGCGCGTGGAGTAGTGCACGCCTTCAACGATTCGCTGTGTACGTTCCGTCAGTTCATCGACCTCTGGATTTTGGATGAGCCCATTAGCATCCGCCGTTAGTTTTTTTACAAATTTTTCAATATCATCTTTGGCAAAGCGTTTGAACATATCATCTTCAAGGGAAAGGTAGAAACAGCTTTCCCCGCGGTCGCCTTGGCGTCCAGAACGACCCCGAAGCTGGTTGTCGATACGGCGGTTTTCATGTTTTTCTGTACCGAGTACGAAAAGCCCGCCAAGTTCTTCGACACCTTCTCCGAGTACGATATCAGTACCGCGTCCAGCCATATTTGTCGCAACCGTAATATGACCGAGTTGGCCAGCTTGAGAAATGAGCTCTACTTCTTGCTCAACACTTTTTGCATTCAATAGGTTGAAGGGAAGCTTGTGCTTATTTAAGTATTCAACTACTTTTTCAGATTGCAAAATAGACGTTGTTCCTACGAGGACAGGTTGTCCTGTTTTATGGCGTGCAGCCACTTCTTTTGCCATCGCTTTATACTTCTGGTCAATGGTTTCGTATACTTGGTCAGGAGCGTCAATGCGCACGCGTGGCCGGTTTGTTGGAATCTGAATGACAGCCATTCCGTATACTTCGTTGAATTCCTTTTCCTGCGTCTTTGCGGTGCCTGTCATACCACAAAGCTGTGGATACATCCGGAAATAGTTTTGGATTGTAATTTGTGCCTGTGCTTTGTTCTCATCAGTAATAGGCAAGCCTTCTTTTGCCTCGATTGCTTGGTGTAGACCATCGGAAAGCGTCCGACCATCCAGAATACGCCCCGTGAACATATCAACAAGTTCAATTTTTTCCTCGCGTACAATATAGTCAACGTCACGCTCGAAAATAACATAAGCCCGAACTGCTTGAATCATATAATGATAAAGAGTTTGATGCTCTAGCTCGTATAAGTTATCGATACCAAATGCTTTTTCAACTTTTTCAATACCTGTATCAGTTAGGGAAGTAGCTTTCGTTTCATCATCGAAATCGAAATCGACACCCTTTTTAAAGCGTTTGGCAAGACGCGCCGCAATATGATGTAAATCGGCATCTGCTGGCATTTTTCCGGCTACAATAAGTGGTGTTTTTGCCTCGTCAACAAGAATACTGTCAACTTCATCAATAATAGCGAAATGGTATGGACGTTGGACATGTTCGGTAGTTTGGTGTGCCATATTATCCCGTAAATAATCGAAGCCGAATTCAGTTCCGACTCCATATGTAATATCGGCATTATAGGCTTCTTGCTTTGCGGGACCTTGCATCATCGGTACGTTCAACCCGACTGTGAGACCGAGAAAACGATGAATTTGTCCAATCTGTTCATAGTCACGCTTGGCAAGGTAGTCGTTCACTGTAATAACGTGGACACCTTTACCTTCCAGTGCACGAACATAGGAGGGGAGGGAGGCAACTAGTGTTTTACCTTCACCCGTCGGCATCTCAGCGATATTTCCTTCTGTTAGTACGAGCCCGCCGATAAGTTGTACGTCAAAATGACGCATTCCTAATACTCGTTTGGACGCCTCGCGAACAACAGCAAATGCATCTGGAGTAATGGAGTGAACAGATTCGCCTGATTGGATCCGTTCTTTAAATAGATCTGTCATATTGGTAAGTTGTTCGTCCGACATCGCTTCGTATGTGGGTTCTAATTTATTTATTTGTTGGACAATCTTCCTGTATTTTCGAAGTTGTCTTTCGCTCGTTTGATTTGAACGTTTGAAAATCGATAACATGAATGAACGCTCCTTTTTCTTATCCTTGAAAGGACCTTCTCTTATTTTATCAAAAAGTATGGTAAATGACTACCTTAAGCTAAAATCTACATATATAAGGAAAGAAATTGACGGGATAGGGTTCGGGGGAAAGGGGAAAAGTAATGGATATAAGAAGTTGGAAGCGGAATTAATTGACTAGTAGTATGCTTTTCTAACTAATACATGCTATAATACTGTTGATTTGATAAATTATCGATTTACTTAGGGAGGAAGGACATGTTATTCCTTGCGATGGCTGCTGCTTTTGTAGCCTCTGTAATACTTACTCCGCTTGTTATAAAATTAGCATTCCGAATCGGAGCGGTCGATCATCCAAACTACCGGAAAGTACATGCATCTGCTATGCCACGTATTGGTGGCCTTGCGATATTTGGTGCATTCCTAATTGGTTATTTCATATTGAGGCCGGT
Proteins encoded:
- a CDS encoding b(o/a)3-type cytochrome-c oxidase subunit 1 codes for the protein MATNELSISKKDSKLYMSFMYVTYISLLIGGLMGLLQTLVRSGKYTLPFNIDYYTILTVHGVILGLVLTTFFIIGFQFSLMGKTVGISDKQRKVAWLAFWVMVIGTTMTAITILVGEASVLYTFYAPLRAHPAFYFGLTFVIVGSWIAAFVNFRQLYVWKKAHKGEKSPLLAFMVIINMLMWFIASLGVASAVIIQFIPWSLGYAETINVLLSRTLFWYFGHPLVYFWLLPAYMAWYAIIPKIIGGKLFSDSLARLAFILLLMFSIPVGFHHQLTEPGIDPTWKFIQVVLTFMVIIPSLMTAFSIFATFEEAGRRKGYKSLFGWFKKLPWKDVRFLAPFIGMLAFIPGGAGGIINASYQMNALVHNTIYITGHFHLTAATTVILTFFGITYWLVPHLTGRRLTPKLNKLGIIQTYIWTIGMTIMSGSMHIQGLLGGPRRSNFSEYAGGDQVATWISYQVAQAVGGTILFIGIILMVYIFIQLTFFAPRGVEEFPIAEEATNAQPTPKFLENWYLWIGITIALILFAYTIPIIDILKHSPPGSIPFDWPIGR
- a CDS encoding cytochrome B5; its protein translation is MHLHKYEKIWLTLGVGSLALFLVIIGFAAFWKGTHPQSHIEIIDPQNVEAHDSFKPENLGLREVADGKYIVNIVASAFNYDLGKDADGNPVKTIRVPKGSTVLYQITTTDVVHGFNVAGTNVNMMVEPGHISRYEAVLKNAGEFTIVCNEYCGIGHHIMYGTVEVYE
- a CDS encoding cytochrome c oxidase subunit 2A — encoded protein: MGKGNPKQQQSNHTEMDAEVSLKGTFISVMLVGIFILISWFGLYALFLSR
- a CDS encoding C40 family peptidase, giving the protein MKNIVKLHKSAIIIVMALLLFIAPFTGQAEASAATDLTKTAKSLIGVKYSYGGSSTKGFDCSGYINYVFKAHDINVSRSSSSLYASGEAVNKANLETGDLVFFNTTGKGVSHVGMYIGNGEFAHASTSRGVRIDKLNDPYYWGSRYIGAKRVANFDAVASLN
- a CDS encoding accessory Sec system S-layer assembly protein; translation: MKLFSFFKQAEKTGKDSIIGSEEIIDGVNVSSNTDEVETTLSLHPEWDVPQEQDYVFRFLSNELEPLKPNQISLSGIDIDVESANGSWLVKAFFRSSLDQQISVGPIELMLLDGEGNTLASDEFDLSELGDIPARSARPWVFVFTKENIFAEQPPVENWKLAFNVQSMVPHKLELEQAWEDGLTDEQKEGLATVVEGLPKLKPREVNISGFQVKKQEDGGIAASVFIRNGHSKQINIEKLPLELIDAVGDLVATGTFELAPLSVKANTSKPWTFIYPKELTQKTEPDLSRWTVRVPQQNA